The Primulina eburnea isolate SZY01 chromosome 8, ASM2296580v1, whole genome shotgun sequence genome contains a region encoding:
- the LOC140838986 gene encoding uncharacterized protein, which produces MNSASQKWRDFKNKLTSRFVWPNKDNPEKLISPPSQYQLPLADWKEFVDARLDPSWEVTHEKQKQRTMHCKYHHRMSRKGYIGLEAELRNKKLVAEDEEVDRSVLWRKAREDKSGNITCSETSEVAEKIVNV; this is translated from the exons ATGAATTCAGCATCTCAGAAGTGGAGAGATTTCAAAAACAAATTGACTAGTAGATTTGTTTGGCCGAACAAAGATAATCCTGAAAAGTTGATTTCTCCACCAAGTCAGTATCAACTTCCACTAGCGGATTGGAAAGAATTTGTGGATGCGAGACTGGATCCATCATGGGAG GTTACTcatgaaaaacaaaaacaacggaCCATGCATTGTAAATATCACCACAGAATGTCTCGCAAGGGTTACATCGGATTGGAGGCTGAACTG CGGAACAAAAAATTGGTTGCTGAAGATGAGGAAGTTGATAGATCTGTGCTTTGGCGTAAAGCTCGAGAAGACAAATCCGGCAACATAACATGTTCGGAGACATCCGAAGTAGCTGAAAAAATTGTAaatgtttag
- the LOC140838987 gene encoding uncharacterized protein, whose translation MDKSWIHSDGRSKQYEEGVELFIRGCLENPHIDPNLIHCPCCKCKNLKKRPAKSIREHLYFHGFSQNYVNWIWHGESAESDKVNWSTNKEPIGNYHGHFETTNMCEAAYDNYTENPEAFMEFLEEAEKPLYSGCKRYTKLSAIVKLYNTKAKHGTSDALFSDLLMDFGDMLPDNHNLPTKMYDVKKTLSCLALSHEKIHACSNDCILYRKQYKDCVNCPKCCLSRWKLNKKNVEKKGVPAKVLWYFPPIPRFKRMFKSLHTSKNLTWHAETTGVPGQLRHPADSPSWKLVDHMWPDFESEPRNLRLALAADGINPYSNLSSRYSCWPIMLVTYNLPPNMCMKRKFIMLTMLISRPKQPGNDIDVYLDVLVEDLQQLWDGVDGVYDAYRRQFFTLKAVLLWTINDFPAYGNLSECTTHGYYACPVCKEDTCAKHLENGKKMSFVGHRRFLPRFHPYRRQMKEFDGMEEHGESSTPLSGVALFDKLSDIRCVFGKKIIVKGKKRKNAKDNNLEDSKEEKDFGSTDFRKCWKKKSIFFNLPYWKHLHVRHCLDVMHIEKNVFESLINTLMNVKGKTKDNVVARLDMVQMGVRPELAPKFGEKRTYLPPAACSFTKKEKLQVCQSIMDIKVPEGFSSNLKNLVSLSELKLIGLKSHDCHVLMQHFLPILIRDALPKHVIDVAKLDKLQSDLVVTLYLLEQYFPPSFFDVMLHLTVHLVREVRLCGPVYFRWMYPFERSMKVLKSYVGSRKHPKGCIVQRYSAKEAIEFCSEYLNDLDPIGLPQSNLDPKSNIVACKTPIVVPQVDLQQAHLTVLENTEEVSPYVIEHKYFLKSMFPKKEKDERWIQDAHNKKFIDWFRAKVDAEIDSCNGGTTSTLTWLAHGPRGKVIKYSSYVINDNLYQTKARDDERVCQNSGVSLVATTMLVCSAKDKNPLMTDVTFYGVIEEIWELDYHQFQVLLFKCAWVANDKGVIHNDECGFTLVNMNKIGHKNDSFVLASQVNQVFYIDDPLQKGWSIVLPLPNRCYEGDDDGWTSIPDSRPIDDVDTHCIPAHESYFRSETEGGWETNKKK comes from the exons ATGGATAAATCTTGGATTCACTCGGATGGAAGGTCAAAACAGTACGAGGAGGGTGTGGAACTGTTTATCAGAGGTTGTTTAGAGAATCCCCATATTGACCCCAATTTAATTCATTGCCCTTGTTGCAAatgtaaaaatcttaaaaaaagaCCAGCTAAGTCCATTCGAGAGCATCTTTATTTCCATGGTTTTAGTCAAAATTATGTGAATTGGATTTGGCACGGTGAGTCTGCTGAAAGTGACAAAGTAAATTGGAGCACGAACAAGGAGCCAATTGGTAACTATCACGGACACTTTGAAACCACTAATATGTGTGAGGCAGCATATGATAACTATACAGAAAATCCAGAAGCGTTTATGGAATTTTTGGAGGAAGCAGAGAAACCTTTGTATAGTGGTTGTAAGCGTTACACAAAGTTGAGTGCAATTGTGAAACTATACAACACCAAAGCAAAGCATGGGACGAGTGACGCTCTATTTTCCGATCTACTAATGGATTTTGGGGATATGCTACCAGATAATCACAACCTGCCAACCAAAATGTATGATGTAAAAAAGACATTGAGTTGTTTGGCGTTGAGTCATGAAAAAATTCATGCTTGTTCCAATGATTGCATTCTTTATAGGAAGCAATATAAAGACTGCGTAAACTGCCCTAAATGTTGCTTGTCACGGTGGAAGCTAAACAAGAAGAACGTTGAGAAGAAAGGTGTTCCTGCAAAGGTGTTGTGGTATTTCCCTCCCATACCAAGATTTAAGCGCATGTTTAAATCTCTACATACCTCGAAAAATTTAACATGGCATGCAGAAACCACAGGAGTTCCCGGTCAGTTACGTCATCCAGCTGATTCACCATCTTGGAAGTTGGTGGATCATATGTGGCCCGACTTTGAAAGTGAACCAAGAAATCTTCGCCTTGCACTTGCAGCTGATGGCATTAATCCTTATAGCAACCTTAGTAGTCGGTACAGTTGCTGGCCAATTATGTTGGTCACCTACAATCTGCCTCCAAACATGTGTATGAAGAGAAAATTCATCATGCTAACTATGCTCATTTCAAGGCCTAAACAGCCAGGAAACGATATAGATGTCTATCTTGATGTGTTAGTTGAAGATTTGCAACAATTGTGGGATGGAGTTGATGGTGTCTATGATGCTTATCGTAGACAATTTTTCACTCTTAAAGCAGTCTTACTATGGACCATCAATGACTTTCCAGCCTATGGTAACCTTAGTGAATGCACTACACATGGTTATTATGCATGTCCAGTATGCAAAGAAGATACTTGTGCAAAGCATTTGGAAAATGGGAAGAAAATGTCATTTGTTGGTCATAGACGATTCCTACCACGGTTTCATCCATATCGGAGGCAAATGAAAGAGTTCGATGGTATGGAAGAACATGGAGAATCATCTACACCATTATCTGGGGTTGCTTTGTTTGACAAGCTTTCTGATATAAGGTGTGTTTTCGGAAAGAAGATTATTGTGAAAGGTAAAAAGAGAAAGAATGCAAAGGACAATAATTTGGAAGATAGTAAAGAAGAAAAAGATTTTGGATCAACAGATTTCAGAAAATGTTGGaagaaaaaatcaatttttttcaaTCTTCCTTATTGGAAACACCTGCATGTTAGGCATTGTCTCGATGTGATGCACATAGAGAAAAATGTCTTCGAATCTCTCATTAATACTTTGATGAATGTTAAAGGAAAAACCAAGGACAATGTGGTAGCTAGGTTGGACATGGTTCAAATGGGAGTTAGGCCTGAATTGGCACCTAAATTTGGTGAAAAAAGAACATATCTTCCTCCTGCTGCATGCTCATTCACAAAAAAAGAAAAGTTACAAGTTTGTCAGTCGATAATGGATATAAAAGTCCCAGAAGGTTTCTCATCGAACCTGAAAAATCTTGTGTCCTTGTCTGAGTTGAAATTGATTGGCTTGAAATCTCATGATTGTCATGTTCTAATGCAGCATTTCCTTCCAATACTCATACGTGATGCATTACCAAAACAT GTGATAGATGTAGCCAAGTTAGATAAGCTGCAATCTGACTTGGTTGTTACACTCTACTTATTGGAGCAGTATTTCCCCCCTTCTTTCTTCGATGTCATGCTTCACTTAACAGTTCATCTTGTTCGAGAAGTTCGATTATGTGGACCAGTGTACTTCCGGTGGATGTACCCGTTCGAAAGATCCATGAAGGTGCTTAAGAGTTATGTAGGCAGTCGTAAACATCCTAAAGGTTGCATTGTGCAGAGATATTCAGCCAAAGAAGCAATTGAGTTTTGTTCGGAATACCTAAATGACCTTGATCCTATTGGGTTGCCTCAATCAAATCTTGATCCCAAATCAAACATTGTAGCCTGCAAAACACCAATTGTAGTGCCACAAGTTGACCTTCAACAAGCACATTTGACTGTGCTGGAAAATACAGAAGAAGTATCTCCATACGTTAT TGAACATAAATATTTCCTGAAGTCAATGTTTCCGAAAAAAGAGAAAGATGAAAGGTGGATACAAGATGCTCACAATAAGAAGTTCATTGACTGGTTTCGTGCAAAG GTGGATGCTGAAATAGATAGCTGCAATGGTGGAACGACATCAACATTGACATGGCTGGCTCATGGTCCACGTGGGAAAGTCATTAAGTATAGCAGTTACGTGATAAATGACAATTTATACCAAACAAAGGCACGGGATGATGAGAGAGTTTGCCAAAACAGTGGGGTTTCTCTAGTTGCTACCACCATGCTTGTCTGTAGTGCCAAAGATAAGAATCCCTTGATGACTGATGTGACTTTCTATGGAGTGATTGAAGAAATATGGGAGTTGGACTATCATCAATTTCAAGTTCTTCTTTTCAAGTGTGCGTGGGTTGCAAATGACAAAGGAGTTATCCACAATGATGAATGTGGATTCACCTTGGTCAATATGAACAAAATAGGGCACAAGAATGACTCATTTGTCCTTGCAAGTCAAGTCAATCAAGTCTTTTATATTGATGACCCATTACAAAAAGGGTGGTCAATTGTACTCCCTCTGCCAAATCGATGTTACGAGGGAGATGATGATGGTTGGACTAGTATTCCTGATTCTCGACCAATTGATGATGTTGATACTCATTGTATTCCGGCTCATGAAAGTTACTTTAGATCAGAAACTGAGGGTGGCTGGGAAACGAACAAGAAAAAATGA